Genomic window (Pirellulaceae bacterium):
GATGGGGTGACAAGACACCTCAGTACGTAACGGAACTTCCAACGCTGCAAACAATATTTCCAGACGGAAAATTTATCCACATCTATCGTGATGGTCGGGATGTCGCCCTATCCTGGCTTCGACACCCGCTTGGAAGCGAGAATCTTTATGCTTCTATCGAAAGCTGGAAACGCTCCGTTGAGATTGGCTGCCACGACGGCGCCAACTTACCCAAGGAGAACTACCTTGAAATCCAATACGAAGCCCTCTTGGATGATCCGCCGAAAAATCTCAAACAAATTTGCGAGTTCATTAACGAACAGTACAGCGATGACCTATTAAAAGCTACGAGACTGCACACGAGTCTTCCTCTTGGCGCCCCCCGCAAAAAATACGCCAAAGAATCACTTGGGAATTCCGAGAGTATCGCAAGCCATAACAGCGACAAATGGATAAAGGGAATGTCCGTCATGGAACAACAACGTAGTGAATACCTGGCCGGAGAGTTATTAAATCAGCTCAATTATCGGACCATGGGCGAACGTCGCACTGTTCCGACCTGGCAACAAGTTATGTGGAAAATCCATGACGCATTCCACCGGTACTTTCGACACATCAAGCGAATTCATCACTATCGTTGGGTACACACACACATCAATTTGAAATGGATGGAACTGCGACAATCTATTTCCAACCGGCTTCGAAGCCGCTAGCGCCTGTCGATTCGCCAACGGATCATCCGATCGGCTGGAAATGAATATCCCCCGCAACGGTTATGAAAAACCAGTATACTAATCCAGGACTGCGTCGTTGTTTTGGGGATTGCAACCACCACACGTTGCCAACTTACCTTGCTAGAAAACAACGACACAAAATATTTCGCGATACAAGGTAACATCACATTGGCGACTTCTACTGTGCAATCGACCGTACCCACATTTTCAATCGTGGTCCCAACACGTGATCGTCCGCTCCAACTGGCCACATGCCTCGCAGCATTTCCTGATCTGAATTACCCAACCGACCACTTCGATGTCATCATTGTTGACGATGGCAGCAAGGCACCGTTGTCTGAAGTTGCTGCAC
Coding sequences:
- a CDS encoding sulfotransferase, whose protein sequence is MTEAPIFIVGHPRSGTTLLRDLLRSHPRLSFPAESHFIPKFYRQFGDPQTDQEAIRLAKRILNLIWVQRWQLSITPETLAPCRSFREIVNMLFQDWASKDSKPRWGDKTPQYVTELPTLQTIFPDGKFIHIYRDGRDVALSWLRHPLGSENLYASIESWKRSVEIGCHDGANLPKENYLEIQYEALLDDPPKNLKQICEFINEQYSDDLLKATRLHTSLPLGAPRKKYAKESLGNSESIASHNSDKWIKGMSVMEQQRSEYLAGELLNQLNYRTMGERRTVPTWQQVMWKIHDAFHRYFRHIKRIHHYRWVHTHINLKWMELRQSISNRLRSR